From Salinicoccus roseus, one genomic window encodes:
- a CDS encoding N-acetylmannosamine-6-phosphate 2-epimerase, which produces MFDLQSLKDALIVSCQALEEEPLHSPYIMSKMALAARQGGAKGIRANTVADIGAIKQEVDLPIIGIIKKDFDDSGVYITPTMEEVDALVEEGMEIVALDATKLRRPDGSHFADFFAKVRGKYPEQLFMADVSTVEEGIEAEKAGVDIVATTLVGYTEHSDEDIPLETLQKMMEVISVPVIAEGNMDTPEKAAKALELGAHAVVVGSAITRPQLITEKFAKALQPSQAADF; this is translated from the coding sequence ATGTTTGATTTGCAAAGTTTGAAAGATGCATTGATCGTTTCCTGCCAGGCTCTTGAGGAAGAACCGTTACATAGTCCATATATCATGAGCAAAATGGCATTGGCAGCCCGGCAGGGGGGAGCCAAAGGGATAAGAGCAAATACTGTAGCAGATATAGGAGCGATAAAGCAGGAGGTGGATCTTCCGATCATTGGCATCATAAAAAAGGACTTTGATGATAGTGGTGTCTACATCACACCTACAATGGAAGAGGTGGATGCACTGGTTGAGGAAGGAATGGAGATTGTGGCGCTGGATGCAACCAAGCTGAGGCGGCCTGATGGCAGCCATTTCGCAGACTTTTTTGCAAAGGTCAGGGGAAAATATCCTGAGCAGCTATTCATGGCCGATGTCTCGACCGTTGAGGAAGGAATTGAGGCGGAAAAGGCGGGAGTGGATATCGTGGCGACCACACTTGTGGGCTACACCGAACATTCAGATGAAGACATCCCGCTCGAAACACTGCAGAAGATGATGGAAGTGATCTCTGTTCCCGTGATAGCCGAAGGCAACATGGACACGCCTGAAAAAGCGGCAAAAGCACTTGAACTCGGTGCCCATGCCGTTGTAGTTGGCAGTGCAATCACACGTCCCCAACTTATTACAGAGAAGTTCGCAAAAGCATTACAGCCTTCACAGGCTGCAGACTTCTGA
- a CDS encoding acyltransferase family protein, with translation MSQKKRFTEIDALRGIAAIAVILFHYTTYYDDRFGHLKDGYIDWFWFGEYGVQLFFIISGFVIYMSIMRARSSSDFAIKRSIRLYPSYMFAVVLTFIIVSMSVMDDLKVGFGEALINMTMLQDFFTGIDRVDGVYWTLRVELTFYVLMGVLLLFGKAKHIMPVTLGWFAASVLIQVVHRTVDTELTSIIREYSIASFSHMFIIGMMFYAIWQHGHRFKYHMVMAMAVIYDIFFQSVENAMFTLLFIAVFHLILAGRLKFLSSKVFVFFGTISYPVYLVHQNIGYVMINRMESFGLVHEIYLLIPIGVSILLAYAIHRLIEQPSHNALYRLYKERRDAYPEGAMLKR, from the coding sequence ATGTCACAGAAGAAACGCTTCACAGAGATTGATGCACTGAGGGGGATCGCCGCCATTGCGGTCATCCTCTTCCACTACACGACATACTATGACGACCGGTTCGGCCACTTGAAGGATGGATACATCGACTGGTTCTGGTTCGGTGAATACGGTGTGCAGCTGTTCTTCATCATCAGCGGATTCGTCATCTATATGTCCATCATGCGGGCACGGTCGTCCTCCGACTTCGCCATCAAGCGGTCCATTAGGCTGTATCCGTCATATATGTTCGCCGTGGTCCTCACGTTCATCATCGTGTCGATGTCGGTGATGGATGACCTCAAGGTCGGATTCGGCGAAGCCCTGATCAACATGACCATGCTCCAGGACTTCTTCACCGGCATCGACCGGGTCGACGGCGTCTACTGGACACTGCGCGTAGAGCTGACCTTCTACGTGCTGATGGGTGTACTGCTGCTGTTCGGGAAGGCGAAGCACATCATGCCCGTCACACTCGGCTGGTTTGCAGCATCCGTGCTGATCCAGGTCGTCCACCGCACGGTGGATACGGAACTGACCTCGATCATCCGCGAATACTCCATCGCAAGCTTCAGCCATATGTTCATCATCGGCATGATGTTCTATGCCATCTGGCAGCACGGCCACCGGTTCAAATACCACATGGTGATGGCGATGGCGGTCATCTACGACATCTTTTTCCAGAGTGTCGAGAACGCGATGTTCACACTGCTGTTCATCGCCGTATTCCACCTGATACTCGCCGGCAGGCTGAAGTTCCTGAGTTCGAAGGTCTTCGTCTTCTTCGGCACCATCTCGTATCCGGTCTACCTGGTCCACCAGAATATCGGATATGTCATGATTAATCGGATGGAATCCTTCGGCCTCGTTCATGAGATTTATCTGCTGATTCCAATCGGTGTCAGCATACTGCTGGCATACGCCATCCACCGCCTCATCGAGCAGCCGAGCCACAATGCGCTCTACAGGCTGTATAAGGAGAGACGCGACGCATATCCGGAAGGCGCCATGCTGAAGCGGTAA
- a CDS encoding MurR/RpiR family transcriptional regulator: protein MTENLKATIRLEQYKNGYTKSELKIYDYIVGHTDLVIYHSLTELAEACEVGEATVLRFFRKIGYKGFQEFKFSLAKEVDEEDEEENEESYVFKVKRNMVNAIENSYHVIEKDELEKAIGILDRAKHIVAFGVGASSIATLDMQNRLLRIGKNIEVFGDPHSQVMRTASMDSETAVVAISITGSTKDTVDSIAAAKQKGASVVAITNYSKSPLTKHADCILKSAAKENPLDSGSLTSKVSQLFVIDLICTGLTIKNFKMAEETKLDISENISDKLY, encoded by the coding sequence ATGACAGAAAATCTGAAGGCGACCATCCGGTTGGAGCAATATAAGAATGGCTATACGAAATCTGAGTTGAAAATCTACGATTACATCGTCGGACACACCGACCTGGTCATCTACCATTCCCTGACGGAACTGGCTGAAGCGTGTGAGGTCGGAGAAGCCACTGTGCTGAGATTCTTCAGAAAAATCGGCTATAAGGGGTTTCAGGAATTCAAGTTCTCACTTGCCAAAGAAGTCGACGAAGAAGATGAGGAAGAGAATGAGGAGTCATACGTATTCAAGGTTAAACGGAACATGGTCAATGCGATAGAAAATTCATACCATGTGATAGAGAAAGATGAGCTCGAAAAGGCGATAGGGATATTAGATCGGGCAAAGCACATAGTCGCCTTTGGAGTAGGCGCTTCATCCATTGCCACACTTGACATGCAGAACAGGCTGCTCAGAATCGGAAAGAATATCGAAGTGTTTGGTGATCCGCATTCCCAAGTTATGCGGACGGCTTCGATGGACAGTGAAACTGCTGTAGTGGCCATCAGTATAACAGGCAGTACAAAGGACACCGTAGACAGTATAGCTGCAGCCAAGCAAAAGGGTGCGAGCGTGGTGGCAATAACCAACTACAGCAAATCCCCTTTGACGAAGCATGCCGACTGCATCCTCAAATCTGCAGCCAAGGAGAACCCGCTGGACAGCGGTTCCCTCACATCCAAAGTCTCCCAATTGTTCGTCATCGACCTGATCTGCACTGGACTTACCATCAAGAACTTCAAAATGGCAGAAGAAACAAAGTTGGATATCTCAGAAAATATTTCGGACAAATTATATTAA
- a CDS encoding dihydrofolate reductase family protein has product MARRVVLDLAVTLDGFIEGAHGEIDWCIMDPEMDFTAFLESVDTILFGRKSYDLWKSYVPEGEVSDLDKEMMQMIEDKEKVVFSRSKRGTEGDVTFSDDIGGTVEKLKAQGGKDLWLYGGAELITKCVNLGLVDEYRLSVHPAVLGRGKPLFKDIEDRLDLDLQKVNRYDSGVVQLIYGRA; this is encoded by the coding sequence ATGGCGCGACGCGTGGTACTGGACCTTGCTGTAACATTGGATGGTTTCATTGAAGGGGCGCACGGGGAAATAGACTGGTGCATCATGGATCCGGAGATGGACTTTACGGCCTTCCTCGAATCGGTGGACACTATACTCTTCGGCAGGAAGAGCTATGACTTGTGGAAATCCTATGTTCCGGAAGGGGAAGTGTCCGACCTCGACAAAGAGATGATGCAGATGATTGAAGATAAGGAGAAGGTCGTCTTTTCACGCTCAAAGCGGGGGACGGAGGGGGATGTGACATTCTCCGATGATATTGGAGGGACGGTGGAGAAGCTGAAGGCGCAGGGAGGAAAGGACCTCTGGCTGTACGGCGGTGCTGAGCTGATCACCAAATGCGTCAACCTTGGGCTTGTCGATGAATACCGGCTCTCCGTCCACCCGGCCGTCCTCGGCCGGGGTAAGCCGCTTTTCAAGGATATTGAAGATCGGCTCGACCTCGATCTCCAGAAGGTGAACAGATATGACTCGGGCGTCGTCCAGCTGATCTACGGAAGGGCGTAG